The following are from one region of the Simiduia agarivorans SA1 = DSM 21679 genome:
- a CDS encoding M16 family metallopeptidase, translating to MLKKPLALAALLYAGQTFAGPLTDSVEIPYESFTLDNGLRVVVHTDRKAPVVAVNVWYHVGSKDEKPGKTGFAHLFEHLMFNGSENYPGEFFEPFEKAGATNMNGTTWLDRTNYFETVPTPALDMALWMESDRMGHMLGAIDQAKLDEQRGVVQNEKRQGENQPYGRSWDILQKAAFPEGHPYSWSTIGSMEDLNAASLEDVKQWFNEYYGASNAVVVLAGDIDVATAKAKMEKYFGFVQPGEPIDRQKAWVAKRTDTKRVKTQDRVPQARLYKSWNTAELASTDADVMQMVGELLAGGKNSRLYKRLVHEDQIATSVNVAYFPFELASLFTIIADAKPGVSLAEIERVIDEEIALFLKKGPSKKELERVRTSLFAGFVRGVEKVGGWGGKSDILASNAVYMGDPGAYKKSLLTMEEASTKTVQSVAKRWLSEGDLVLEVTPFPKMAASGQDADRSQVPDTGAVPQLSFPAIERTELSNGLKVVFARRDTVPQVNMSLQFDAGYAADFGSKLGLAKLASGTMLEGTKKRDALEIAEQLESLGAEWTVNNNVDQTTFGLSALKTNLRPTLEIYADILGNPAFREADVERKRSLAIAGIAQEKSQPVSMALRTLPPLLYGSDHAYGIPLTGSGTEESVKAITIEDMKNFHQQWIRPDNGTLIVVGAMALEELKPELERTLGKWDAPKSAKGEKKLHAVAAQDSASVYLIDKPGAQQSVILAGQLVPSAKDESNLALDMANTILGGAFTARLNMNLREDKHWAYGAYTFMLDAQAQQPLMAYAPVQTDKTKEALAEVQKELRDYLGKRPATQEELKRYQMNKVAKLPGSYETMNAVLGAMAEQVRFDRPDDDVVTFAKRVQSLTVEQVRDVARAEMTPENLVWVIVGDLEKIRAGVESLKLGKVQVLDADGKPVK from the coding sequence ATGTTGAAAAAGCCGCTGGCCCTCGCGGCCCTGCTGTATGCCGGTCAGACCTTTGCCGGACCCCTCACCGACTCGGTTGAAATCCCCTACGAGAGTTTTACCCTCGATAATGGCCTGCGCGTGGTGGTACACACCGACCGCAAGGCGCCCGTGGTGGCGGTGAATGTCTGGTATCACGTAGGTTCCAAGGATGAAAAGCCCGGCAAGACCGGCTTTGCGCATTTGTTTGAGCACCTGATGTTCAATGGCAGCGAAAACTATCCGGGCGAATTTTTTGAGCCGTTTGAAAAAGCCGGCGCCACCAACATGAACGGCACCACCTGGCTGGACCGCACCAACTATTTTGAAACCGTACCCACGCCGGCGCTGGACATGGCCTTGTGGATGGAATCCGACCGGATGGGCCACATGCTGGGCGCCATCGACCAGGCCAAACTGGATGAGCAGCGCGGCGTGGTGCAAAACGAAAAGCGTCAGGGCGAAAACCAGCCCTATGGCCGCAGTTGGGATATTCTGCAAAAAGCGGCATTCCCAGAGGGGCACCCTTACTCCTGGAGTACTATTGGCTCAATGGAGGATCTGAATGCCGCCTCGCTTGAGGATGTCAAACAGTGGTTCAATGAGTACTACGGCGCGAGCAATGCCGTGGTGGTGTTGGCGGGTGATATCGATGTGGCGACTGCCAAAGCCAAAATGGAAAAGTATTTCGGCTTTGTGCAGCCGGGTGAGCCCATCGACCGGCAGAAAGCCTGGGTCGCCAAGCGCACAGATACCAAGCGCGTAAAAACCCAGGACCGCGTACCCCAGGCCCGTTTGTATAAAAGCTGGAACACCGCAGAGCTTGCCAGCACCGACGCCGACGTCATGCAGATGGTGGGCGAACTGCTGGCCGGTGGCAAAAACTCGCGCCTGTACAAGCGGTTGGTGCATGAAGACCAGATTGCCACCAGTGTGAATGTGGCGTATTTCCCGTTTGAGCTCGCCAGCTTGTTCACCATCATTGCCGATGCCAAGCCCGGCGTCAGTCTTGCTGAGATTGAGCGCGTGATCGACGAAGAAATCGCCTTGTTCCTGAAAAAAGGTCCGAGCAAAAAAGAACTGGAACGCGTGCGCACCAGCTTGTTTGCGGGCTTTGTCCGCGGCGTGGAAAAAGTCGGCGGCTGGGGCGGTAAGTCCGATATTCTGGCCAGCAATGCGGTGTACATGGGCGATCCGGGTGCCTACAAGAAAAGCCTGCTGACCATGGAAGAAGCCAGTACGAAAACCGTTCAATCGGTTGCCAAGCGCTGGTTGTCCGAAGGCGATCTGGTGTTGGAAGTCACACCCTTCCCGAAAATGGCCGCGTCTGGTCAGGATGCGGACCGCAGCCAGGTGCCCGATACCGGTGCCGTACCCCAATTGTCCTTTCCGGCAATTGAACGCACCGAATTGTCCAATGGCCTGAAGGTGGTGTTTGCCCGTCGCGATACCGTGCCGCAGGTGAACATGTCGCTGCAATTTGATGCCGGTTACGCGGCCGATTTCGGCAGCAAGCTCGGTCTGGCCAAGCTGGCCTCCGGCACCATGTTGGAAGGCACCAAGAAGCGCGACGCGCTGGAAATTGCCGAACAGCTGGAATCCTTGGGCGCCGAGTGGACTGTCAACAATAACGTGGATCAAACCACCTTTGGTTTGTCTGCGTTGAAAACCAATCTGCGTCCCACGCTGGAGATTTATGCCGATATCCTGGGGAATCCTGCGTTCCGGGAAGCGGATGTTGAACGCAAGCGTTCACTCGCCATTGCCGGCATCGCGCAGGAAAAATCCCAGCCGGTGTCGATGGCACTGCGCACTTTGCCACCACTTTTGTACGGTAGTGATCACGCCTACGGTATTCCGCTTACGGGCTCCGGCACGGAAGAGAGCGTTAAGGCCATCACCATTGAGGACATGAAAAATTTCCATCAGCAGTGGATACGGCCCGATAACGGCACCCTGATTGTGGTGGGCGCGATGGCGCTGGAAGAACTGAAGCCGGAGCTCGAGCGCACGCTGGGCAAATGGGATGCGCCCAAGTCCGCCAAAGGCGAGAAAAAACTGCATGCGGTGGCAGCGCAGGACAGTGCAAGTGTCTATCTGATCGATAAGCCCGGTGCACAGCAATCGGTGATTCTGGCCGGTCAATTGGTGCCGAGTGCAAAAGACGAAAGCAATCTCGCTCTGGATATGGCCAATACCATTCTGGGCGGTGCTTTCACCGCGCGCCTGAACATGAACCTGCGCGAAGACAAACACTGGGCTTATGGTGCCTATACCTTCATGTTGGATGCGCAGGCGCAGCAGCCGCTGATGGCCTATGCACCGGTGCAAACCGACAAAACCAAGGAAGCGCTGGCCGAAGTGCAGAAAGAATTGCGCGACTACCTGGGCAAGCGTCCCGCGACCCAGGAAGAGCTGAAGCGCTACCAAATGAACAAAGTGGCAAAACTGCCCGGCAGCTATGAAACCATGAACGCCGTGCTCGGCGCGATGGCGGAGCAGGTGCGCTTTGATCGCCCCGATGACGATGTGGTGACGTTTGCCAAGCGGGTCCAGTCACTCACGGTCGAGCAGGTGCGCGATGTGGCCAGGGCAGAAATGACACCGGAAAATCTGGTGTGGGTGATTGTCGGCGATCTGGAAAAAATCCGCGCCGGCGTGGAATCGCTCAAACTCGGGAAAGTCCAGGTACTGGATGCCGATGGCAAACCGGTGAAGTAA
- a CDS encoding LytR/AlgR family response regulator transcription factor, whose translation MKTAIVEDSRLARLELQNLLKKETRIDIVGEFGDPQVAIKALNQLQPELLFLDIQMPGLNGFELLDALTYAPKVIFTTAYDQYALRSFEHRVVDYLLKPVEPVRLSQALQKALGEDEPADANAEPLTPECSVFIKQDDACFFVELKSIHGFESAGNYSQVIMENSKPMIHRSLNQLEQRLPAAVFLRANRQTIINLKSIERLEVWVSGNLRVWLKNGMEVDLSRRASQTLRQSMSL comes from the coding sequence ATGAAAACAGCGATAGTGGAAGACTCCCGTCTGGCACGACTGGAATTACAAAACCTGCTTAAAAAGGAAACGCGCATTGACATAGTGGGAGAGTTTGGCGACCCGCAGGTTGCTATCAAAGCATTAAACCAGCTTCAACCCGAGCTGTTGTTTTTGGACATTCAAATGCCCGGACTCAACGGCTTCGAATTGCTGGACGCACTCACCTACGCACCCAAGGTTATTTTTACCACTGCCTATGATCAATACGCACTGCGTTCATTTGAACACCGGGTAGTGGATTACCTGCTAAAGCCGGTAGAGCCGGTGCGCCTGTCTCAGGCACTGCAAAAAGCACTGGGAGAGGATGAGCCGGCAGACGCTAACGCCGAACCACTGACACCGGAATGCTCGGTATTCATCAAGCAGGATGACGCGTGTTTTTTTGTAGAGCTGAAAAGCATCCACGGCTTTGAAAGCGCTGGCAACTACAGCCAGGTCATCATGGAAAACTCGAAACCCATGATACACCGCTCACTCAACCAGCTGGAGCAACGGTTACCCGCTGCAGTTTTTCTGCGGGCCAACCGGCAAACCATTATTAATCTGAAAAGCATTGAACGGCTGGAAGTCTGGGTCAGCGGCAACCTGAGGGTCTGGCTCAAAAATGGAATGGAGGTGGATCTGTCGCGCCGTGCGTCACAAACGCTACGCCAATCCATGAGCCTGTAG
- a CDS encoding M28 family peptidase, with product MRSLFTGALLLALTACTTPQIQQDPLADLRDRALTDMTGYQLVSDLTTEVGARMPGTEADARAVKWMEQRFKTMGFDKVWLEPVVFPLWERKHERAAVIGNSSQPLHITALGGSAGGKLSAEVFMVDDFAALQAVDDAAVQGKIVFIRNRMDKHIDGAGYGEAVIARAKGAITAEKKGASALLIRSIGTDSHRFPHTGMMSLSAGTPTIPAAALSNPDADQLERLLVKGAVEVALDIDVGFTGEYRSHNVIAEVTGSSRPDERIVIGGHLDSWDLGTGALDDGAGVAITTAAAAFFLHPEHRPARTLRVIAFANEEQGLLGAKAYARDNEALLKNHVIASESDFGAGRIYAWETKMAREDAAMVARIKHLMAPLGIDYKGNKATGGGPDIIPMAEKGVPVFRLKQDGTDYFDYHHTADDTLDKIVVEDFNQNIAAWVVMLGVLANEWER from the coding sequence ATGCGCTCGCTGTTCACCGGCGCCCTGCTACTGGCGCTCACCGCTTGCACCACCCCGCAAATTCAACAGGACCCGCTGGCTGACTTGCGCGATCGCGCGCTGACCGACATGACCGGCTACCAGTTGGTGAGCGACCTCACCACCGAAGTAGGTGCCCGCATGCCCGGTACCGAGGCCGATGCGCGCGCGGTCAAATGGATGGAGCAACGCTTCAAGACCATGGGCTTCGACAAGGTCTGGTTGGAGCCGGTGGTGTTTCCTTTGTGGGAGCGCAAGCATGAACGCGCGGCCGTGATCGGCAACAGCAGCCAGCCATTGCACATCACCGCGCTGGGTGGCTCGGCCGGTGGCAAGCTGAGCGCCGAGGTATTCATGGTGGATGACTTCGCCGCCCTGCAAGCCGTTGATGATGCCGCAGTGCAAGGCAAGATCGTGTTCATCCGCAACCGCATGGACAAACACATCGACGGCGCCGGTTACGGTGAAGCGGTGATCGCGCGCGCCAAGGGCGCGATCACGGCCGAGAAAAAAGGCGCCAGCGCATTGTTGATCCGCTCCATCGGCACCGACAGCCACCGTTTTCCCCACACCGGCATGATGAGCCTGAGCGCTGGCACCCCCACCATTCCGGCGGCAGCCTTGTCCAATCCCGATGCGGATCAGCTGGAGCGTTTGCTGGTCAAAGGCGCGGTGGAAGTGGCACTGGATATCGACGTGGGCTTTACCGGTGAATACCGTTCGCACAATGTGATTGCGGAAGTGACCGGCAGCAGCAGACCCGACGAGCGCATTGTGATTGGCGGCCACCTGGACAGCTGGGATCTGGGTACCGGCGCCCTGGATGACGGTGCCGGTGTGGCCATCACCACCGCCGCCGCCGCGTTTTTCCTGCACCCCGAGCATCGCCCCGCGCGCACCCTGCGCGTGATTGCGTTTGCCAATGAAGAACAGGGTTTACTCGGCGCTAAAGCGTATGCGCGCGACAACGAAGCGCTGCTGAAAAATCATGTAATCGCCTCAGAATCCGATTTCGGTGCCGGCCGGATCTACGCCTGGGAAACGAAAATGGCGCGCGAAGACGCTGCGATGGTGGCACGCATCAAGCACCTGATGGCACCCCTGGGCATCGACTACAAAGGCAACAAAGCCACCGGCGGCGGCCCCGACATTATTCCCATGGCGGAAAAAGGTGTGCCGGTGTTCCGACTGAAGCAGGACGGCACCGATTATTTCGATTACCACCACACCGCCGACGACACGCTGGATAAAATTGTGGTTGAGGATTTCAACCAGAACATCGCCGCCTGGGTGGTGATGTTGGGCGTGTTGGCGAATGAGTGGGAGCGGTAG
- the cobO gene encoding cob(I)yrinic acid a,c-diamide adenosyltransferase, with amino-acid sequence MTDDKAERHKSRMQQRKALVDAGIARATEVRGVVIVLTGDGKGKSSSAFGTAVRALGHGYKVGIVQFIKGTWECGERNILQTLPGVEYHVMGTGFTWETQDAEKDKAAAEACWTESEHLLRDPEIKLVVLDELTYILNYKYLDKDRVLDAIRRRPRDQTVIITGRGAKKYLEDLADTFSEVKAIKHAFQSGVAAQKGIEW; translated from the coding sequence ATGACCGACGATAAAGCCGAACGCCATAAATCCCGCATGCAACAGCGCAAGGCACTGGTGGATGCGGGCATTGCGCGCGCCACCGAAGTGCGCGGCGTGGTGATCGTGCTCACCGGTGACGGCAAAGGCAAAAGTTCTTCTGCCTTCGGCACGGCGGTTCGCGCACTGGGTCACGGTTATAAGGTGGGCATAGTGCAATTCATCAAGGGTACCTGGGAGTGCGGTGAGCGAAACATTCTGCAAACCCTGCCCGGTGTGGAATACCATGTGATGGGCACGGGCTTTACCTGGGAAACCCAGGATGCCGAAAAGGATAAGGCCGCTGCTGAAGCCTGCTGGACAGAAAGTGAACACCTGTTGCGGGACCCTGAAATCAAGCTGGTGGTACTCGATGAGCTCACCTATATCCTCAATTACAAATACCTCGACAAAGACCGGGTGCTGGATGCCATCCGCCGCCGCCCACGGGATCAGACCGTCATCATCACCGGCCGCGGCGCAAAAAAATATCTGGAAGACCTGGCCGATACCTTCAGTGAAGTAAAAGCCATCAAGCATGCGTTTCAGTCGGGCGTGGCCGCGCAAAAGGGCATTGAATGGTAG
- a CDS encoding TonB-dependent receptor domain-containing protein, with protein MNTQGFAIGLMAAAIAGQVWGNTDPVAATATDGQDSMETVQVWATRVKSSSVYLGETQIVTRQADHLSELMRDIPGVDIGGTHSVNQRINIRGLDDRNLNITIDGARQNNYLFHHMGNLLVNPDILRSVDVDVGANSVLAGALGGAVRFETKSAADLLQGASFGARAQLGYNTNAASSGSLTAYGKLTDNTDLLGYINQIDRRNFKDGNGTEILGNDGRQMNGLVKFGVDLNPDHRLTLTYDRYDDRGDYTPRPDMGVATNSSISGDVLFDTEFGRQTLNLGYRGALGDAGELVINGYQARYTLWRDEENLYGTGEVEGRADNTGVVLLATQDLHWGLDHALTLGAEWNDYQTEYIEEGAALGAESQDARAIYLQDRLSLTDSVFLTPGVRYDQIRNDSVNGNETYGDWSFALAAEWHLTQGLQLLASSTEVFKAPELTEVLVGAGFGKPANPDLKAEQARNDQIGVQFSRDAILGADQFTAGFNLFRTHIDNAIQYSTRTGDSNVGKVDIDGGELSLVYAVGQFNALFTYARSRSDTHGQTASGTLEREVGDSVGLELAYTLAEWDLVWTSRLIEDEPSQDKPGYDIHNVSLRWQPAAIDGLYLVAGVDNIFNAQYTSHASRVGESNHPRFGHLVLNDYEPGRNVKLTASYSF; from the coding sequence GTGAACACGCAGGGATTTGCCATTGGGCTAATGGCGGCCGCGATTGCCGGCCAGGTATGGGGTAATACAGATCCGGTGGCGGCAACCGCCACCGACGGGCAGGACAGCATGGAAACCGTGCAGGTCTGGGCCACGCGAGTGAAGAGTTCTTCCGTATACCTGGGCGAAACCCAGATCGTCACCCGTCAGGCCGATCACCTGAGTGAATTGATGCGCGATATCCCCGGTGTCGACATCGGCGGCACCCATTCGGTGAATCAGCGCATCAATATCCGCGGCCTGGATGACCGCAACCTCAATATCACCATCGATGGCGCGCGCCAGAACAATTACCTGTTCCACCACATGGGCAACCTGTTGGTGAATCCGGATATTCTGCGGTCGGTGGACGTGGATGTGGGTGCGAACTCGGTGTTGGCTGGCGCGCTCGGTGGTGCCGTGCGGTTTGAAACCAAGTCGGCTGCCGATCTGCTGCAGGGGGCGTCCTTTGGTGCGCGCGCGCAACTGGGTTACAACACCAATGCAGCCAGTTCCGGTTCGCTCACGGCCTATGGCAAGCTCACCGATAACACCGATCTGCTCGGATACATCAATCAGATTGACCGGCGCAATTTCAAAGACGGCAATGGCACCGAAATTCTGGGCAACGACGGCCGCCAGATGAATGGTCTGGTGAAGTTCGGTGTGGACCTGAACCCGGATCATCGCCTGACGCTGACTTACGATCGCTACGACGATCGCGGTGATTACACCCCCCGGCCCGACATGGGTGTGGCCACCAACAGCAGTATCTCGGGCGATGTATTGTTTGATACAGAATTCGGCCGGCAAACACTCAACCTGGGTTACCGGGGTGCTCTGGGCGATGCCGGCGAGCTGGTGATCAACGGCTACCAGGCCCGCTACACACTCTGGCGCGACGAGGAAAACCTCTACGGCACCGGCGAAGTGGAAGGTCGTGCAGACAATACCGGCGTGGTGTTGTTGGCAACGCAGGATCTGCATTGGGGGCTGGATCACGCGCTGACGCTGGGTGCCGAATGGAACGACTACCAGACCGAGTACATCGAAGAAGGCGCAGCACTCGGGGCCGAATCCCAGGATGCGCGCGCAATCTATTTGCAGGACCGGCTGAGCCTCACCGACAGTGTGTTCCTGACACCGGGCGTACGCTATGACCAGATCCGCAACGATTCGGTCAACGGCAATGAAACCTACGGCGATTGGAGTTTCGCGCTGGCAGCCGAATGGCATCTCACGCAAGGGCTGCAACTGTTGGCCAGCAGCACCGAAGTGTTCAAGGCGCCGGAGCTGACCGAAGTGCTGGTGGGCGCGGGCTTTGGTAAGCCGGCCAATCCCGACCTGAAAGCCGAACAGGCCCGCAACGACCAGATTGGCGTGCAGTTTTCCCGGGACGCCATCCTCGGCGCCGATCAGTTCACGGCCGGTTTTAATCTTTTCCGCACCCACATCGATAACGCCATTCAGTATTCCACCCGTACCGGCGATAGCAATGTGGGCAAGGTGGACATTGACGGTGGCGAGCTGAGCCTGGTGTATGCCGTGGGGCAATTCAATGCGCTGTTCACTTACGCGCGCTCACGCTCCGATACGCACGGCCAGACTGCCAGCGGCACACTTGAACGCGAAGTGGGCGACAGCGTCGGATTGGAGCTGGCTTACACCCTGGCCGAATGGGATCTGGTGTGGACCAGTCGCCTGATTGAGGATGAACCCTCACAGGATAAACCCGGCTACGACATTCATAACGTGTCCTTGCGCTGGCAACCGGCGGCCATCGATGGCCTCTATCTGGTGGCCGGTGTGGACAATATTTTCAATGCCCAGTACACCTCACATGCATCGCGCGTGGGCGAATCCAATCATCCGCGCTTCGGCCATTTGGTGCTGAATGATTACGAGCCGGGTCGCAATGTGAAACTGACGGCGTCTTACAGTTTTTAG
- a CDS encoding PepSY-associated TM helix domain-containing protein: protein MKPQWSKWARTTHWISSALGLLSLLSFSVTGITLNHPDWFSANRSVEQRTLVLTESQHVHWRQQGERAQFELLAQLLDQQFALPLPQRFEQDDVEWVFDYPKPGGVITVVFDVETGELFYEEVNDGWVSLINDLHKGRHSGRVWSGYIDITALVCMFFSLTGLWLLWVHARKRLSTWPLVLAGGLVPLFIYGIFVL from the coding sequence ATGAAGCCGCAATGGAGTAAGTGGGCCAGGACCACGCACTGGATCAGTTCGGCGCTGGGCTTGCTGAGCCTGCTGTCGTTTTCGGTGACCGGTATCACCCTCAATCACCCGGACTGGTTCTCGGCCAACCGCTCGGTCGAGCAGCGCACGTTGGTGTTGACGGAAAGTCAGCACGTTCATTGGCGTCAACAGGGTGAGCGCGCACAGTTTGAGCTGCTCGCGCAGTTACTGGACCAACAGTTTGCATTGCCGTTGCCGCAGCGTTTCGAACAGGACGACGTGGAATGGGTGTTTGATTACCCCAAACCGGGCGGCGTGATCACCGTGGTGTTTGATGTGGAAACCGGTGAACTTTTTTATGAAGAGGTCAATGACGGCTGGGTGTCTTTGATCAACGATCTTCACAAGGGCAGACACAGTGGCCGTGTCTGGTCCGGGTATATCGATATCACGGCGCTGGTGTGTATGTTCTTTTCGTTAACCGGGCTTTGGTTGTTATGGGTGCATGCGCGCAAGCGGCTGTCCACCTGGCCGCTGGTGCTGGCGGGCGGATTGGTTCCGTTGTTTATCTATGGGATTTTCGTGCTATGA
- a CDS encoding DUF4198 domain-containing protein yields MDKSMQMISKQIFVFIAIALFSASSMAHKRWLLPSDFSLSDAETVIVDYSASNNLFYVDKAMPLNDLRVLDPAGNEMAPSSVVNMSRRTSAEIAIDQPGSYRLQAGRSPMYFAAWQVPGETQPQRARGSLASLKEKIPANATQVKWMQSLSCIETYISLGEPNLNAQIKQPASQGLSMVPVLHPNLAYSDEPTKLRFFLNGEAAANLTVTVTPEGTRYRDMQGDQQFSTDAEGYVTLHWPGAGRFLVEAEHAIQHSEGQFAETFFSYYLTLEVLHP; encoded by the coding sequence ATGGATAAATCTATGCAGATGATCAGCAAGCAAATTTTCGTATTTATTGCCATTGCCCTGTTCAGCGCGAGCAGCATGGCGCATAAACGTTGGCTGTTGCCAAGCGATTTTTCGCTCAGCGATGCGGAGACCGTGATCGTGGATTACAGCGCAAGCAACAACCTGTTCTATGTGGACAAGGCGATGCCGCTAAATGATCTGCGGGTGCTCGATCCCGCGGGCAACGAAATGGCGCCGTCATCCGTGGTTAACATGTCGCGTCGCACCAGTGCAGAGATTGCCATTGATCAGCCGGGCAGCTATCGCTTGCAGGCCGGCAGGTCACCCATGTATTTCGCCGCCTGGCAGGTTCCGGGTGAAACGCAGCCGCAACGCGCGCGCGGTAGTCTGGCGTCGCTGAAAGAAAAAATTCCGGCCAACGCTACACAGGTTAAATGGATGCAGTCGTTGTCCTGTATCGAAACCTACATTTCTCTGGGTGAGCCGAATCTGAATGCGCAGATCAAACAGCCTGCGTCACAAGGGCTCAGTATGGTGCCCGTGTTACACCCCAACCTTGCTTATAGCGACGAACCGACAAAGCTCCGGTTTTTTCTCAACGGCGAGGCGGCGGCCAATCTCACGGTAACGGTGACACCTGAAGGCACCCGCTATCGCGATATGCAGGGCGATCAGCAATTCAGCACCGATGCCGAGGGCTATGTGACGCTGCATTGGCCGGGCGCGGGTCGATTCCTCGTGGAAGCAGAACACGCTATTCAACACAGCGAAGGTCAGTTTGCAGAGACGTTTTTCAGCTACTACCTGACGCTGGAAGTCCTGCACCCATAG
- a CDS encoding DUF2271 domain-containing protein has product MKNGFLFLALLVAHARQAAELRVQVAIPQLDVAEYHRPYVAVWIENDQRKTVAQISHWLEQEKWHRDLRSWWRRGGKSLALPVDGVTGATRKPGRYELVQQLELMPGKYVLNVEAVREVGGREHIKLPFVWQGKSLTSQQQGKHELGAVAFTLAP; this is encoded by the coding sequence ATGAAAAACGGGTTTTTGTTTTTGGCTCTGCTGGTTGCCCATGCAAGACAAGCCGCTGAACTCAGGGTACAGGTAGCGATACCGCAATTGGATGTGGCGGAGTACCACCGCCCCTATGTGGCCGTATGGATTGAAAACGATCAGCGTAAAACCGTAGCACAAATCAGCCATTGGCTGGAACAGGAAAAATGGCATCGCGATTTGCGCAGCTGGTGGCGGCGGGGCGGCAAGTCCCTCGCGCTGCCAGTGGATGGGGTTACCGGCGCTACCCGCAAACCGGGGCGCTATGAGCTGGTTCAGCAGCTGGAGTTAATGCCCGGGAAGTATGTGCTGAATGTGGAAGCCGTGCGCGAGGTGGGCGGCCGTGAGCATATCAAACTGCCTTTTGTCTGGCAGGGAAAAAGCCTGACTTCACAGCAGCAAGGAAAACATGAACTGGGCGCCGTAGCTTTTACCCTGGCGCCCTGA